The following proteins are co-located in the Gloeocapsa sp. PCC 7428 genome:
- a CDS encoding amidase: protein MIHQLTATELAQAIQSKQIRVVDAVTACFEQIEQHNDRLQAIITTCRDRAQREAKQADAAIEQGQFKILHGVPFTAKDLTPTAGVRTTFGSVIYQDYVPQHDELCIARSRSSGGILIGKTNTPEFGLGAHCTNSLYGPTANPYNPNYTCGGSSGGAAVAVATGMCYLAQGTDMGGSVRTPASFCNIVGLRPSAGRIPRRRKMLLWDYLDTDGILARTVEDAALMLAAIAGEDWGDPISVGSQWNRPDFSPQTCDRLPNSVRVGFSANLGIATIDAEVEAVFQRAIAQITSLCPQVDAAHPDCSMAQFAFETLRAATLLHKQKHHYAKYADLLSESVRWNIERGKGILAADLLQAEAERDRLYLNFLNFFKKYDILATVSASVPPFLHTQPEILEINHTPLRNIIDYLTITYTISLTGLPAISIPCGWTTSGLPIGMQLIGKPRGEAELLQFAYLLQERLNFRYRWL from the coding sequence ATGATTCATCAGTTAACAGCCACGGAACTTGCGCAAGCAATTCAAAGTAAGCAGATCCGCGTTGTTGACGCAGTGACTGCGTGTTTTGAACAAATTGAACAACACAACGATCGCCTTCAAGCAATCATAACAACTTGTCGCGATCGCGCCCAAAGAGAAGCAAAGCAAGCTGATGCAGCGATTGAACAAGGGCAATTCAAAATTTTACACGGTGTTCCTTTTACAGCCAAAGATTTGACGCCAACGGCAGGGGTGCGCACAACATTTGGTTCAGTAATTTATCAAGATTATGTTCCCCAACACGATGAACTTTGCATTGCGCGATCGCGATCTAGTGGCGGTATCTTAATCGGTAAAACAAATACACCAGAGTTTGGATTAGGTGCGCATTGTACAAACTCACTTTATGGACCAACGGCTAACCCTTACAACCCCAATTACACTTGTGGTGGATCGAGTGGTGGCGCAGCTGTCGCAGTCGCAACGGGAATGTGTTACCTAGCCCAAGGCACTGATATGGGTGGATCGGTGCGAACTCCGGCAAGCTTTTGTAACATTGTGGGATTGCGTCCCTCGGCTGGGCGGATTCCGCGTCGTCGCAAGATGTTACTGTGGGATTATTTAGATACTGATGGAATTTTAGCGCGCACAGTCGAAGATGCTGCATTGATGCTGGCGGCGATCGCAGGTGAAGACTGGGGCGATCCAATATCGGTAGGTAGTCAATGGAATAGACCAGATTTTTCACCGCAGACGTGCGATCGCTTACCAAACAGCGTACGTGTTGGCTTCAGTGCAAATTTAGGAATTGCCACGATTGATGCTGAAGTTGAAGCAGTTTTTCAACGTGCGATCGCACAAATTACAAGTTTATGTCCTCAGGTAGATGCTGCGCATCCTGATTGTTCAATGGCGCAATTTGCCTTTGAGACGCTGCGGGCTGCAACATTACTACACAAACAAAAGCATCATTACGCGAAGTACGCCGATCTCCTTTCAGAAAGTGTGCGTTGGAATATTGAACGCGGTAAGGGAATTTTAGCAGCCGATCTTTTACAAGCAGAAGCCGAACGCGATCGCCTATATCTTAACTTCTTAAACTTCTTCAAAAAGTACGATATTCTTGCAACCGTCAGCGCCAGTGTTCCTCCATTTCTGCACACGCAACCAGAGATTTTAGAAATCAATCACACTCCATTGCGTAATATTATTGATTACTTGACAATTACCTACACAATCTCATTAACAGGTTTACCTGCTATTTCAATTCCCTGTGGTTGGACAACATCAGGTTTACCTATTGGTATGCAATTAATCGGCAAACCAAGAGGAGAAGCTGAGTTACTTCAATTTGCTTATTTACTACAAGAGAGATTAAACTTTCGCTATCGTTGGCTTTAG